The Bacteroidales bacterium genome has a window encoding:
- a CDS encoding UvrD-helicase domain-containing protein: MKNLFSDLNSSQKQAVEQQDGPVMVIAGAGSGKTRVLTYRIAHLLQHGVDAFNIMALTFTNKAAREMKERVSTLVGSEAQNVWMGTFHAIFARLLRADGHLLGYPHNFTIYDTDDSKSVLKKIIKDLELDPKTYPPNLVLSRISAAKSRLISSKEYNELPELSEHDRSVGKPEIGKLYTLYQQSLFRSSAMDFDDIIFNFYILITNFSEVLAKYQKRFKYVLIDEFQDTNTAQYQIVKQIAAPDNNICVVGDDAQSIYAFRGANIGNILGFEADYPHLKTFKLEQNYRSTSHIVEASNSVIAKNKHQIHKNLWTDNEDGELVRLFQAVSDGEEASKVASFIFEKKMNQQLKNSEFAILYRTNAQSRSFEEALRRMNIPYIIYGGLSFYQRKEIKDLLAYFRLAVNHNDEEALARIINYPARGIGQTTFEKIQNLAAEHGTSTWQVLHNTDGLRTLKISINTINRIDEFVTMITNFGHKVSKTDAHSLAKEISVKSGIIRNITEDSTPEGVARLQNIEELINAIGDFTEKRNAMTAVENLGEINPEELITLDMFMQDVALLTDKDTQDDDDNNKVQLMTIHAAKGLEFSHVFVVGMEENLFPGAQSIYSREDLEEERRLLYVACTRAQKSLTLSYAENRYRWGSLMSSEPSRFLKDFDYSHFHTPERSANKFGVLSNIHGFDEEKPVFRPSNTVNTKNLKPIDNNKIVTPSNQPPLDYNTIQINDRVIHSKFGEGVVISLEGNGPNKKAKVNFKHFGEKLLLLHFAKLQKLN, encoded by the coding sequence ATGAAAAATCTTTTTAGTGATTTAAATTCTTCTCAAAAACAAGCAGTTGAACAACAAGACGGACCTGTAATGGTTATTGCGGGTGCCGGTTCGGGTAAAACACGCGTTCTTACTTACAGAATTGCTCATCTCTTGCAGCATGGTGTTGATGCATTTAACATCATGGCATTAACTTTCACTAATAAAGCGGCAAGAGAAATGAAAGAACGTGTCTCAACACTTGTTGGCAGTGAAGCACAAAATGTTTGGATGGGAACTTTCCACGCTATTTTTGCACGACTGCTTAGAGCCGACGGACATTTACTGGGATATCCGCATAATTTTACAATTTACGATACCGATGATTCGAAAAGTGTTTTAAAAAAAATAATTAAGGATTTGGAACTTGATCCTAAAACATATCCGCCTAACTTAGTATTGTCAAGAATTTCTGCAGCAAAATCGAGGTTGATTTCAAGTAAAGAATATAATGAACTTCCCGAACTTTCCGAACATGATCGTTCCGTTGGAAAACCGGAAATCGGGAAATTATACACTTTATATCAGCAAAGTTTATTTCGCTCATCCGCAATGGATTTTGATGATATTATTTTCAACTTCTATATTCTTATTACAAATTTTTCTGAAGTTTTAGCTAAATATCAAAAACGGTTTAAATATGTTTTAATTGATGAGTTTCAGGATACTAATACTGCTCAATATCAAATAGTAAAACAAATTGCCGCTCCTGATAATAATATCTGCGTTGTAGGCGATGATGCACAAAGTATTTACGCATTCCGGGGAGCAAACATCGGAAATATTCTCGGTTTTGAAGCCGATTATCCGCACCTGAAAACTTTCAAGCTCGAACAAAATTACCGCTCCACATCACATATTGTTGAGGCGTCCAATTCGGTTATTGCAAAAAATAAACATCAGATACATAAAAATCTATGGACTGATAATGAAGACGGCGAATTAGTCAGATTGTTTCAAGCGGTTAGTGACGGCGAAGAAGCATCAAAGGTCGCAAGTTTTATCTTCGAAAAGAAGATGAATCAACAATTGAAAAACAGCGAGTTTGCAATTTTGTACAGAACAAATGCGCAATCGCGTTCTTTTGAAGAGGCGCTCAGGAGGATGAATATACCTTACATTATTTATGGCGGACTTTCGTTTTATCAAAGAAAAGAAATCAAAGACCTGTTGGCGTATTTCAGGCTTGCCGTAAATCATAATGACGAAGAAGCTTTAGCGAGAATAATTAATTATCCCGCGCGCGGAATCGGTCAAACTACTTTCGAAAAGATACAGAATCTTGCTGCCGAACACGGTACATCTACCTGGCAGGTTTTACACAACACAGATGGCTTGCGCACATTAAAAATTTCTATCAATACAATTAACAGGATTGATGAATTTGTAACCATGATTACTAATTTCGGACATAAGGTTTCCAAAACAGATGCTCATTCATTGGCAAAGGAAATCTCAGTTAAATCCGGAATCATCAGAAACATTACTGAAGACAGTACGCCTGAAGGAGTTGCTCGTTTGCAAAATATTGAGGAATTAATAAATGCTATCGGCGATTTTACGGAAAAACGTAATGCCATGACTGCTGTTGAGAATTTAGGTGAAATTAATCCCGAAGAGCTTATCACTTTGGATATGTTTATGCAGGATGTAGCTTTACTTACAGACAAAGATACTCAGGATGACGACGATAACAACAAGGTTCAACTGATGACTATTCACGCGGCTAAAGGTTTGGAGTTTTCACATGTTTTCGTAGTCGGAATGGAGGAAAATTTATTTCCGGGTGCGCAAAGCATTTATTCCCGTGAAGATCTTGAGGAAGAAAGACGATTATTATATGTAGCTTGCACAAGGGCTCAAAAATCACTAACCCTGTCCTACGCTGAAAATCGTTATCGTTGGGGTTCATTAATGTCGTCCGAACCGAGCAGGTTTTTAAAAGATTTCGATTATTCACATTTTCATACTCCTGAAAGAAGTGCAAACAAATTCGGAGTTTTATCAAATATTCATGGTTTCGATGAAGAAAAACCTGTTTTCAGACCGTCAAATACGGTTAACACGAAAAACTTAAAACCTATTGATAATAATAAGATTGTTACTCCAAGCAACCAACCTCCACTCGATTATAATACAATTCAGATAAACGACCGTGTAATACACAGTAAATTCGGTGAAGGTGTTGTTATTAGTTTAGAAGGAAACGGGCCTAATAAAAAAGCAAAAGTAAATTTCAAACATTTTGGGGAAAAATTATTACTTTTGCATTTTGCTAAGTTACAAAAATTGAATTAA